TTTACATTTTCACAGAAGCCCGGCATTAGATTATTCATGCGAATATTGAATCTTGCATAGCGATCACCATAGAACGGAGCCTTAAGTGTTAAGCGAATCATATCAATATGCTAAAAGAATATTTAAACCTTAGAATATTAGGGGCTTTTCTATTAATTTCAGTATTTTGTCCATGCATGTAGGCTATTACGATACTGTATTATTTATTCCACTTATAATTAGCATCCCCTTTCTTGGATACAAAACGGAATCAAACGATAGAGCTGAAGTGTGGCCGCACAAGTTGTTATATTTTATATACGCTAGTTTGGGCACACTCCTAGGACGGCATGTTGATCCCCATGCTTTATTATTCATTAAGTCAATATTTGACAATATTATTATTGTTTCATTGCTATGTTTAGGTGTATTCTTAATTTATTATGGTAACACGATTAAAAAATTATCAGAGAAAAGTGAAGCATAAAAAACAGAATAAGTATAAGCAGGTTACTACGAGCTTTTGGCTCTTCTCGGGAAGACCCACACTCCACACCAACCTCCCTGTTGTAGTCATTAAGGAGATATCATGAGTAGCAAGGAAGACCCTAAAGGGCTATCCGGTTGGCTTATATTAGTCGGAATTGGTGTCGTACTAGGCCCAATCAGGCTATTTACAACTACCTTCCCTATATTTCAACCAATATTCGTTGATGGTACATGGGAAGCTTTAACAACCGTGGACTCAGAAGCCTACAATCCACTGTGGGCGCCAATTTTAATTGGTGAGATTGCATACAATGTAGCAATGTTCGTAGCTCTAATATATTTAGCATTTCTATTTTTCAGCAAGCACTATCTTTTTCCATCAATTTATATCTTAATAGTAGTTATTTCATTGATTATTATACCTTTAGACGCATGGCTAATACAGTTTGTCATGCCTAATGAGCCGATTTTTGATCCAGAAATAGCGAACGAATTTTTTAGGGTTCTGATAGGTGGAATCATATGGGTCCCATATATGCTGCTCTCCAAAAGGGTTAAGGCAACCTTTGTTGAGGGAATGCCTAACAAATCAGGCCAGCTGGACGCTAGTGGAACTGGTGCCTCTGCTTGAAACATTAGATGTAAGAGATGATCCAAGGATACTTTCAATCTGAAAGCAAATGCTATCTTAGAGGCACTTTAAGCACTTCTTATTATTTGATGGTTCTGGTGGCGCGTATAAAAGGGGAATAAACAGTCAGTATGAGAGAGGAAAGAATGAAGTGGCTTAAGATAAGCCACTTCTGTCACAAACGGCTAATATCTGCTAAAGCGGCAGTGGCATAGGTTTTTCATTCACCTTAAGCTCGCTGTCTTTCAGGCTGACATTTGAAATGTAGCCGTCATTGGTAGACACTAATAAACCTTGTTGTTCAAGGGACTCTAATATGGCCGGTACTTGTTGAGCAGCTATTTGCTCCAGTTGCTCTTCACTCATGCCTTGAGTCTGAGGATTATTTTTCAACTGAGCTTTCATCACTTGTACGGCCATAAATTCAATCACGGCTTTATCTCCGCTTAGATTGCCGTCAATTAAGGCATGTGACAACCAGAAGGCAGGATCTAGCGGTTGCTCTGGTAACGCACTGATGCCGACTAAGCTAGTATGAAGGTTACTGTTAAAGCTGCCTTGTGGGAAAGTACCACGTAAGCTGGTAATGTTCAGCTGAGGCTCGCCAGCCACTAAAGACAACAAGTTATCACTCATAAACTCCATTGTCTTAGCCGTTGCTTCTTCCGTAGGCAGTTTA
This DNA window, taken from Microbulbifer sp. VAAF005, encodes the following:
- a CDS encoding DUF2569 domain-containing protein, which gives rise to MSSKEDPKGLSGWLILVGIGVVLGPIRLFTTTFPIFQPIFVDGTWEALTTVDSEAYNPLWAPILIGEIAYNVAMFVALIYLAFLFFSKHYLFPSIYILIVVISLIIIPLDAWLIQFVMPNEPIFDPEIANEFFRVLIGGIIWVPYMLLSKRVKATFVEGMPNKSGQLDASGTGASA